In a genomic window of Trichoderma atroviride chromosome 4, complete sequence:
- a CDS encoding uncharacterized protein (EggNog:ENOG41~TransMembrane:11 (n10-22c26/27o62-84i96-115o127-145i271-291o303-322i343-360o380-399i441-458o470-490i502-520o540-560i)~SECRETED:SignalP(1-26)) has protein sequence MKSAAFGSRLAGIAVLGLSFALPVIAANGRRHGGEMEMDDAPPDDTEYPPTYFAHPEHRQLMLAHIALMTLAWVMLLPVAVFLSLAKSRYVLPAQFVFLGTNALGLILGTIYNASTPDLFPNNAHHRIGWIITWVISAQVVVSLLRRVGGALKGADSELAEERRSFIPLPTDAPEARGTYYGDRLSNDSGQGSEPTTESLRSNSISTLGDHEHQPMSTFNKELDEEDDFDGPIMPMPEAKPQSKTTLMAIKVLSSKVWKYIDFGYKVVDRIILPFGFIAYTSGIATYGRLFEGSAIFSGLAHWIKGGIFFWMGLLTLGRWAGSFYESGWSWNLRRQRRAGQRWAPSAEFVESGLITFYGATNIFLEHLGSRDGVWRPSDLEHLSITVLFLGGGSAGLLVESTRMRDLLNTMVTIDNQVEPSDEERATLEPPATYEFSSNPIPALIILFLGIMMGGHTQTTGTGTMVHKQWGDLLFGAACARMLTYVIMWVKPPKSVHPSRPPTELLASFGLIAGGIIFMYSSADTVKGMLHYKIDAMPLYTIVLGATGLFMAWELLVLALKGWAVRKERKSRTPAYA, from the exons ATGAAATCAGCTGCGTTCGGCAGTAGACTCGCCGGCATTGCGGTGCTTGGCTTGAGCTTTGCGCTTCCCGTGATAGCTGCCaatggccgccgccatggaggcgagatggagatggacgacGCTCCGCCAGACGACACCGAGTATCCTCCCACCTACTTTGCGCATCCGGAGCACCGCCAGCTCATGCTTGCCCACATTGCACTCATGACACTGGCCTGGGTGATGTTGCTGCCCGTTG CCGTCTTCTTGTCGCTGGCCAAGTCCCGCTACGTCCTGCCCGCGCAGTTTGTCTTCCTGGGCACCAATGCGCTGGGCCTGATCCTGGGCACCATCTACAACGCCTCGACGCCGGATCTGTTCCCAAACAACGCCCACCACCGCATTGGCTGGATCATTACCTGGGTCATCTCGGCGCAGGTCGTGGTCAGCCTGCTCCGGCGCGTGGGCGGGGCCCTCAAGGGCGCCGACAGCGAGCTAGCCGAAGAGCGCCGCTCCTTCATCCCGCTGCCCACAGACGCCCCGGAGGCTAGGGGCACCTACTACGGCGATCGCCTGTCCAACGACAGCGGCCAGGGCTCTGAGCCGACCACCGAGTCTCTGCGCAGCAACTCCATCTCGACGCTCGGCGACCATGAGCACCAGCCCATGTCCACGTTCAacaaggagctggacgaggaggatgattTCGATGGCCCGATCATGCCCATGCCCGAGGCGAAGCCGCAGAGCAAGACGACGTTGATGGCAATCAAGGTCTTGTCTTCCAAGGTCTGGAAGTACATCGACTTTGGATACAAGGTCGTGGACCGCATCATTCTGCCCTTTGGCTTTATCGCGTATACTTCTGGAATTGCCACCTATGGACGACTTTTT gAGGGCTCTGCGATTTTCAGTGGACTTGCTCACTGGATCAAGGgaggcatcttcttctggatggGTCTCCTGACTCTGGGTCGCTGGGCGGGAAGCTTCTACGAGTCGGGCTGGTCATGGAATCTGCGTCGCcagagaagagctggccaGCGCTGGGCTCCGTCTGCAGAATTCGTCGAGAGCGGCCTCATTACCTTTTACGGCGCCACAAACATCTTTTTGGAACACCTGGGCAGCCGAGATGGCGTCTGGAGGCCCAGCGATCTGGAGCATCTCTCCATCACCGTTCTTTTCCTTGGAGGTGGTTCG GCCGGCTTACTTGTTGAATCCACGCGAATGAGGGACTTGCTAAACACAATGGTGACAATCGACAACCAAGTCGAGCCGTCCGATGAAGAGCGCGCAACCCTTGAGCCTCCTGCGACTTATGAGTTCTCCAGCAACCCCATTCCggctctcatcatcctcttcctcggcaTCATGATGGGCGGACACACTCAGACTACAGGCACTGGCACCATGGTTCACAAGCAGTGGGGCGATTTGCTGTTTGGCGCTGCATGTGCCCGAATGCTCACATATGTCATTATGTGggtgaagccgccaaagtcgGTTCACCCATCGCGACCGCCAACTGAGCTTCTGGCTTCATTTGGCCTCATTGCCGGTGGTATTATTTTCATGTATAGT AGCGCCGATACCGTCAAAGGCATGCTCCATTACAAGATCGATGCTATGCCCCTCTACACGATAGTGCTGGGCGCGACGGGCTTGTTTATGGCGTGGGAGCTTCTTGTTCTAGCTCTCAAGGGATGGGCCGTTCGCAAGGAGCGCAAATCTCGGACGCCGGCCTATGCCTAA